The genomic interval GAGGTAAGGACCACCGCCCTGCCGCCCTGAATCACGCTCATGATAGAGTTCCAGAGGAACCTGCGAGAGCGAGGATCCATTCCTGTGGTTGGCTCATCCTggcacaggaaaaaaaaaacatgctaataCCAATGCTTATCTTATTCTGAGATAATTCACACAGAAAGGCTCTTACCAGGAGCAGAAGAGCTGGACAGCCAATCATTGCAATAGCTGTAGAGAGTTTacgcttgtttccaccactgtaTGTGCCGGCACTGCAGCCTGCATACTCGTATAAACCCAATTTCTGAATTCCCCATTCAGCCACCTGCATCAAAGGGAGATAGAAGTCTCTGACAGAAATCCTCAGAGAGAAATAAATAAGAAGAGATAAGAAAGTGGAATATCGTCTCACTCTGCTGATCTCGGATTCCGGGACTCCTCTAAGTCGAGCGTATAAGTGCAAGTGTTCTCTTCCTGTTAGAAGATCATCTATGGCATCAAACTGAGGGCAGTAGCCCATGTTCTGGTGCACATCCAGGATGTTGGTCAGAATGCTGGAGCGTCATaagaaacaaatgaacaaattcaAAATGAGTTAATGGagtaaaatgtgtaattttccGCATCACTAGCGGCACCcaacaaaatagtaaaaataataattgctagttaccatgatttttttgtcaAGTAAACCATGATCCTGGATcagcatattttgttgatcctggaacaacattcctgtttgaaaattttgtcctaaccctacccccataagttatccctaaaatcagaaggaAATGATAAATGAGTAACCCTGGttttaagcctaaacttgacaaaaactgtaaactcgtccctcaaatctgatttggttgattggaatgttgttccaggatcaacaaagatgttgatccagaaacatgttgcacttggtgaaatcacgctTACCGTGTAGCCATAACTGTATTGTgttagcattaaaaaaatatacctTTACAATTAGCTAGTTAAACAAACCTGTAACCAGTCACAGCAGCTTCCCCTGAAGTGACATCTATGTCTCCAGTCAGCATTTTGAATGTTGTAGTTTTCCCAGCACCATTCACACCCAGAAGTCCAAAGCACTGTGAGGGAAAAACATAAACTAAGTTCATGCAAAGCTCATGGTGCTCACAACACAAAGACCAAATGCCTATATTGATTACCTCTCCTGGTGACACTCCTACACATATCCTGTCCACTGCTGGCCTGATCGTTCCAATATATGTCTGTAGAGAGAGAAAATGCAGTCATGATCTCTGTTGTGTGAAGCATTACCCATAATGCACCACTGTAGGTAGACAGACTTGCCTTAGAAAGGTCTTTTATCTGGAGGATGTCACTAGGGCTTCCTCCATTGTaaatcctctctctctccttggCCACATCCACATCTTCATCAGTTACTGGCGGCTTCTTAAAATCTGATATCCTGTTGAAAGAGACAGCATATCTATATATGGAAACCACTGGATCTACTGAAGGACATGTAATGTCTTTTGAATGTATTTCTTCTCACCAGTGATCCAGGAAGAATCGGTACTGTAACAGAACATTCAGGATGAAATAGACGAACCCCTCTACCGCCATGAACGTCACATTTTTTCCCACAAAGTCCCAGCTGAAGGGATCCAGACTGAAGTCCTCACCTGAGATACACATGAGATGTACATGAACCTCACAAGAAGTGTCACCAACATTTACATCTTCCGAACCAACTATATATAAactttagcaactgcataacaatgCACACTTAACTACATGTAttgagtgttctgggtggttgccagggtgttgcgagggtgttctgggttgttgctagggtgttgccaAGCAATATTTAGGGTGTtaagggtggttgctagggcattgctatgcagttagtAGGGGTTGTTCTGGTTGGTTGCTAGTATGCTGCGATGCGGATCCTAGAGTGTTCTTTGTGGTTGCCAAGGTGTCCCTTGGATATTCTGGGTGGTAGTTAAGGTGTTGCGAAGTGGCTTCTGTAGTATTCTGGGCGATTTCTGGAGTGTCGTCAAGACATTTtcagggtgttctgggtggttgccagtgTGTTCCTATGCTGACTGGTTGCCAGAGTGCTGCAAGGGTATTCTGAGTAGTTGTTAACGTGTTGCCAAGCAGGttctatggtgttctgggtggttgcttgggTGTTTCTATGCAGTTTCTAGGAGGTTCTGGTTGGCTGGTTGCTAGTaagttgctatgtggttgctaaagtgttcttgATGGTcgccagggtgttgctagggtattctgggatGTTGTTACTGTGTTGCCAAGAAGTttctatggtgttctgggtggttgcttgggtgtttctatgcagtttctaggatgttctgggtggcTGGTTGCTAGTgagttgctatgtggttgctaaagtgttcttgATGGTCGCCAGgttgttgctagggtattctgggatGTTGTTAATGTGTTGCCAAGAAGTttctatggtgttctgggtggttgcttgggTGTTTCTATGCAGTTTCTAGGACGTTCTGGGTGGTTGGTTGCTAGTgagttgctatgtggttgctaaagtgttcttgATGGTCGCCAGGGTGTTGCTTGGGTATTCTGGGATGTTGTTAATGTGTTGCCAAGCAGTTTCTATGGTGTTCTGAGGTGTTGCTATTCTCCAAGTCTCCGCTTTTTTGGTCAATATATGGCTTGGATGTCTTCTACAATGTAAGTCTTGGAGACTGCACATCTATTTTATCATCCATCTAATCTCTTACAGAAGTTTCTAGTTAGTTAGAGAGACATCTCCTAGTCTCTCTGATTAGTCCTTGTAGATTTTGAGCAGTCTTGGAGATCATTTTGAGCCTGGCCCATTTAATTATCTAAAACAATGGTAGCTTTGAATAGCTATCAGATGCAATGTGAATCTTCTATGAAGACACGGTTGACAAATGTTGCAAGGTGTTGTATTTCCATCATGTTGACATATAGATTGAAGCTCAGTGACTTTTATGGAGGCCAGATCACAGAGTCCAAACCTTGCCAGGGGCCAGGCTAGGGTTGCTTGCGGCAGCCTCAATGCGACCGATTGAAATGCAATGTCGGGAAAGAAGCAGGACTCACCAAAGCGTGCATACACGTCCATCACGGCTTGGTTCATCGCCATGTCAATGAGCCCACGGCCCAAACAAAAGTGAGGAAAGACAAGTAGAGCTTTCTTCAGCACCTGGTTACACTTATACAGAGCCTACGAAAGTAGAGACAGATGGAGGATGAAATGAACCTCAACTTTACACTTGAACTTTCGGCCTAAACGACTAATGCATTTAGTCTGattaaaattgtaatgataCAGTAATATTAGTGGAAATTAGAAGGTTGTTCAAAATGCACTGCCATTTAAAAGCtaataaatcatattaattTAGACTAAAATAATTTGAAGGCTGGGATGTTTTACCTCAGTACTGTCAAACAGGTCTAAGATGAACGTGATGGCACTGCTGTTGATGCCAATGAAGAGGTTGATGCAGGACAAAGAGACGTATGCCGTGCTGGGCACGTTAAACACATATGACATTGGATACATCATGGGCGTCACTGACCAACTAGATGAGGAAAAAGACAgattagtatattttaaaatattcatacaGGTCAGATTTATAgagactataaaaataaaataaaaatttgttgATGTGATCAAGGGCCAAATAACCACACTGGGAAATGGCAACATGATTAAAACACTGACAAATCACCCTTCAGACCTTTCAGTGGGGTCTACTCATGACCCTTCATCTCTCAGACCGTACTGTTAAAGCTACTGATTGTGACCTTTTTACACAGAGTACTTGGATTTCGACCTATATATCTACTAAGACAGACCTAAATATACCTAGAAAGGCTGTTCTGctaaaagaaatgtaaaagaatCAATGAAAAATGACATTACCCATAAAGCATCAGCAGAGCTATCAAGGCTTGCAAGTTGCCAGGCGAGGTATagcattttttatcaaatgcaataaaaatcCCCACAACCATCGCCGCGCTGACAGCGTAGTTTATCTGAAATGACAGGACAACAGCAAaacttattaaaattataagaCCATTTTAGAGAACATAAGACAATGCTATAGAATAAATACACTTCTATATTTATTCTAGATTCATCATACACTATAAAGACACTTAATGGTCAAAACAAAATGCTTCTGgtttattagtatttaatttatgatgtttattatttatacagGGCTCAGCAATAGggatgtagttgcaaattacgCCAATTTGTCACCAAGATAATGTTACTGGCTAACATAGGTTTTgttgaaattgtaaaaatgatttGTGATAGTCTTAAAGCATAAGCAAGAATACCAAaccaataaataatgttttgcatCATATGgcataatttttttgttgttgtttagaaaTTAATGGCATTGCATTAATAGCAGTATAATTTCTAGCTTGttgcttgttttctttttgtaaaaaaaataataatttaaataaaataatttaattcaatgaacaaaaaatggtaaagaacataatatttaattagaAATGTACTATAAATATTTCtagcaaataaaaatacatatctaaaaattaaaaccaatatttgtatttttttatgtatgtatatatgtatttaggTGGGgccagttatttttttattttaaatttattttcaattaaaaataatttaatttaatgaacaaaagaaatggtAAAGAACATAACGtgataaatttaaatgtttcaagcaaatataaaaactcatttctaactatatatatatatatatatacacatatatttattttgtggtaCCAGTGAACATGTTGGCATGTTATGGTAAGATGCAGTATCTTGATACTAACCATGTCCCAGAAGAAGTTAGCAGTCCAGTACACAATAGGACTGACCCCACTCACAAACTGCAGGTGTTTGGCCTGCGTCACTCTCTCCTGGATCAGATACAGCACAAAACTGGCCGGTACGAAAGACATGGCAAAGATCACGCAGATGGCAACCACTGCATCCACTGAGGTGGTCAGTCTGAGAGAATGAATGAGTGAACAATACTTACATAGACATTTGGCATGCTCTACTGAGACTAATTTGCAAGTAAAACAACTGTGTAAAGTTCTGTTAGCATTACACTCACACTGTGACCTCTGACAGCTGTTCCTTGGTCAGGTTTAGTGGATGATTGATGGCTGTGATGCCGTACTCATTTAAATTGACACCAGGAGGCAGGTTAGCTCGAAGGATGGCGTTATTCGCCACGTTCATGAAGGCCACCATAGCGTGCCAGCCTTTGTTATTGAACCACACCTAAAGGAGATGACAAATGGGTTATTTATCTCGAATGGGATGAGCTCAGTAAACTgcgacaggaagtgaagctgaAAGAAATCTCACCTTGACATTGTTTTCAGTCTCCATATACCTCAAGAAAGTACCAAACTCCTGCAGAGTAAGCTTTGAGTATCTGCCCTGTAAATGATTACAACATGAACATAAAGTGACCCTCAAAAGTATTAATACTTAAGCCacaataaaactataaaatgataatgtattaaacacaaaaaaaagattttaaaaatagaaacGTCTGACAACCAGGAAGTGGCTAAATACGTTCTGTCAATATATCTACtgttttaccatttaaaatgtatgttttgccaaattaaagtattattttactatGGAAGcgtgtttccaccactgaataaaaaataaaaaaggtaattgcgacttttaatctcacaattctgactttttttcttagaattgcttgatataaactctcaattgtgagttataaagtcagaattgcgagatataaacgcGCAATTACacataaagtccaattctgagggaaaacagacaaaattgtgagtttatatctcgcaactctgactttatttctcgcaaaaaataaagtattttttttaaaagttaaaataatttttaaaaactaataatttttaatcataattaaaaaataaagttaattattattcattacttggttttaagtagctttttgtttttgttttttttataatatggaAAATATGATTACATCAAATTCACAATGaaacaatatgaaacatttaccCCTGTGACATTAAGCAGACGTCCTATCTGAGCAGCTGCATTCTGGATGGTTTTAGGATCCACATCTAGAACAGGAAGTCGCCCTCCGACAGAAATGCCACCATACCTGAAGGAAAGAGATCGCATACTGTCTTCCACacattttaatacatatatGTGTTCTTTAAGTATCCACAAGAGGGAGTCGTTGTTTTTTCTACTCCATGTATAAGACACCAATACCTTTGTTCATTCACCCAGTACTTGCTCTTCAAACTgtacaacaaaaacacaaataagatTAATTCCTGGAAACATAAGAGCTAGTTAATGAACAATTTGTCGTAAATGGGCCACAATACCTTGTTCGTATTAAGTTTGGGTAGGTCTTCACCAAATAATCAGAGATGTTCCTGCCGGTCAGATCCATCAACATGTCACCAGTGGATTGAATCCTCTGAAATGCAGGAACAACATTATTATAGACCATTTTAAGGATTTTGTAGTGTCATATCTATAGTCGAAAGACATACCTGGGGAGGAGGAAGACCCCCAGCACCTTCTGGACACACAGGTAACATGGTGAGTGTTTTGGGTGTGCTGCACTGGCAGCTGGGAGATGGACTGATGTCCGTCCATTCCGGGTTACCCAGCATCTCAATGAGCGTCGGGTTCACCAGGGGCATCTCCCACTCTGTGGTTATGTTATTACATGGATAGTCTCTGTGGGAAACATAAATGGACACGGTAAGCAGAACAAACAAATCTGGATATTCATTCATATCATTAGTTTGCATGTACACTTACTGTAGAGGTTCATCCACCATACAGCGAGTCCCAAATCCAGGTCTGTTTAGAAGAACCTCACCAAAATACCTCATATCTGGGCTTTGCATCTGTTCATTACTGGAAACagacacaaaataatgtttttagctTCTCAGGTAACTATTGAATTGaataaatgaactaatcctGTTCCATCGTAAATGTACCTGAAAAAGGTGAACTGCCGGCCGTACATCCATGGGCTTAGAGTAAGACTGGGATATTCACCGAATGGAGGCACAATCAGTGTGAACATCAGAGAAACGAGAACAAAACTGGCAGGCAACACAATCTGAGGAAGAGAATATCAATGAACACCATAGAAAAATCTATGGACTTCTTTACTGTTGTTACAAAGCTAAAAGTTTACAAAGCAATGATGCTATACTGACCTGGGCAAGGAAGTCTTTTCCGGAGCGTGTGGTGTGATGGAACCTCTTAATGAGAAGAGCGAAAAACTGTTTGAAGACCAGAAAGATTCCCTTCACCTGTCGGGATCCTCTGCCATCTTTGCTGGGCAAACTTCCAGAGTTTGTCTGCCCATTAGCATACACCGATCTGTCTGCATCTGCACAAAAGATCAAACcaaattattcatttcattattattttttatacagtttTGGTCAACTAATTTGAGTTTGAGTTTTCCAAAGGCTGATGCAGATGTCTAGAGAACAGGGGTGGTTGAAGTCTGATATAATAGGCTGTACAAAGAAAGATgatggtaaaataaaaaaaaataaaaaaaataaataaaaaaaccagGGTTGGCTTATACAGAATCTCAAAAAGCTCAAATATCctttgatcatttattataatagaAGTGGCCGATATATTACTCTATAACTAATTTTTAActattaaatataactatagcTACAACTATAAAAAGCGAGCTTAACCCTTTGATgtaataaatttttaataaaaattttttttaaataaatataacattttatattaatatttgagAGTTACATATCTGTCCAATAGATGATTTCATCATAtatcatacaatatattttgtcaaataaaaaatataagatTTAATAAGTCATAAAAAATGAGTaagggtcaaaaaaaaaatcgctaAATGCGTCAAAGGGTTAACCGGCACCACATGCACTATTTAGCATAGTGTCTAGGGGCATATCTTTGTTTAGTCCATTTAACTCTGTGTTGTTTTAGCAGGCAGCTTTAGTTGAAGTAAGGATGAAGCATTATAAGCCTAAGAGACTAAGTTGGTCGTCACCTTCTTCTATATTCACTTTGACTGCGTTGTCTCTAAAAAGACTCGTAAGAGATTTCTGTTGCAGAACTCTGATGTCTAAGGGGTTCAACCACAAAAATAGACATCACAATCACAATATACAAGACTCACAAGCACCATAAACTGACACATATACACAATATCTATATAGCAGAGATATTAGATTGAAATCTTACCAGATGCAGTGTTGATGTGAGCAGCCTCTCCATCAGTTGTGACTTTCAGAAATATCTGAAGGACACAAAAGAGACAAAACTTGATATTTACAGGTTGTACAAAGGAGGATGATGGTTTATAAAATATTGATCCCttactgcaaaataaaataaaataatgtttgttttcattttacaaatacaaatgacaGTAAATGAGCCTGTGTGTGCATGACAGACCTCTTCCAATGAAGTGTCTGACACTCCAAAGCTGCTCAGCCCCATGTCTGCCAGTGTCTCCTCCAGCTCTCTGAACAGGCTGGCGTAAGAACGATGTTTGAATCCCCGGCTGGGCAGCAGGAAGGTCAGCTCCTGTCCTATGACCTCTATCAATTTGGCCTCTGGGACGTGATGGTGGATGAGGGCTGTTATGCTCTCTATGTCCCCTGAGAGAGTGAGATTATACATCCTAAATTATGATCATTGCAGTTTGATTTCATTGATTTGAAATAAACATATGAACTTTTTACCTTCCATCTGTCTTTCTGACACTCTGGGCTGATCTCCGCTGCTCTCTTTAAATTTGGTACAGAGTGAGCACTTACAGGAGCAGTCCTCAGTACAGTCACACCGATCCTGTGAGAACCAGAACAACCATGTGAGTCTAGCTGCTTTATACACTCTCTGTAATAGACGGTAAATGTCTCACCTCCTTTCTGACATGGGACGGCTGCTCTTTAATGCGCCGCACCAGAGTGAGGTAGAAACCAGCGCCCAGACAGTTCTTCAGGAACAGAGGAGAGCCGCAGCAGTACAGACGACCCTGAGAGATGATGGCCACACGGTCACTCAGCAGGTCAGCTTCATCCATGTGGTGTGTGGACAAGATCACTGTACGGCCTGAatgacacacacagatacacacacttTTACACCTCTATTTAGAGTAGAAATGTATAGAACAACGTCTGTTAGATGATGCTCAATTTTACAATggattgattattaaatatattaaatattatataataaaaaatatttttagacatctggatggatggatggatataatatatatatatagtatatatatatagtcaaaccaaaaattattcagacatttttgatttttactagtgggtgcaggacactatagttatttatgtaagtgaggatagcaaaataaagtaaactgtgacatattatacccaaaaatacttcatacagtggactaccagtaaaattgataaaaatttggaaccaaaaattattcagacactttgacctgaccatgttttgcttaagtgttatctgacataattaagattaatttttctgacacagtttaactctgagatcatattttattaccatttttttaaactatagtgaataaactgtattaatgaatgaaatgttcaaggtgtctgaataaattttggtttgactgtgtgtatatatttttagtttggCTCATGTACCAGCACGGTATTTCAGCAGAAGGTCCCAGATGGAGCGCCTAGAATAGGGATCCACTCCTGATGTAGGTTCATCCAGAAACACCACTTTAGCACCACCGACAAAAGCCATGGCAACGGAAAGCTTCCTCTGCATACCACCTACATAGGAAGACAATATCCTCTTTTCATTCCTCAAAAGTCTTAGTCAATTCGGTGTTACAGAACAGAAGTGAGTTCGGTCTGCAGAGGAAGGGATtgttaaaatgatatttatgaTCTAACCTGACAGGTTTTGTGCCTCCTCATTCCTCTTGTGAGGGAGACCGAGATCTTCCAGCATGTTTTCTACCTCTAGCTGGGCTTCAGGTAACGGCCTACCCTTCAGTAGAGAGTAAAACAAGATGTGCTCTGCTACCGTCAAACTGTAGAAGAGAAAGAGATCAAAACAAATCAGTAttctgacattttattttagcagGTGTACCAACATCCTTCCAAGTGAAACCACATGAGAGCATTACGAACTGGTGAAAGATGATGTTATGTTGGGGGCACATTCCCAGAGATTTACGAATGGCATCCATGTCGGTTCGGATATCTTTCCCATAAATATATGCCGTGCCAGAGGTGGGAGGGAACATGCCGGTGAGAATAGACCTGTGGGAGAGAAGAGAAAACTTTCATGTATGATATTCCCATAAATAAAGATCTATTTCACTGGTTTTGGATACACACATGGTAGTGGTTTTTCCTGCACCGTTGTGGCCGAGGAAAGCTGTGATCTGACCCTCGTAGAAGGTGATACTCAAACCATCCACAGCAGGTCTGGAGCCTCCGCTGAACACCTTATACAGGTTCTCCACACACACTCCAACCACCAAACCGGATGGTTCGGGCTCGAAAAAGTGCCTCCCTGGAGATGAAAGATTGGAAGGTTATTAAGATATTAGATGTTATACAGAATGTTATACAGAAACATTTGAGCTCCTTATGAAATAATCCCTAATCAAATAATTGCTATTTATCAATGGCCAAAAAACCCTGAAGTAACTATTTTTCTGCTTGCAACCATGGCTACTTTTGTTAGGAAAAGGTGTATTTACACCTTGATTCGTGAGACGAAAGGAATGTCATTGTCACAATGATGGAATAAACATCTCTAACGACTCTAATATACATTAACCGGCAATAAGACAAACACAGAAACCAGCATTCCAACCTGCCAGCCAAGCAAACAGACACAAGGCCACCGGGTTCCCACAAAGGCCACGGACAGAGATGTGTTTGTGCATTGTGTGTGATTATACTAGTGTCCATGTGTGCGTGTGCACAAATGCCTGGAGCCACCTTATACAGTGTGCTTGAACTTAAGACAGAGCGCTGGCAAGTGCTGATGGATAACGCCAGCGAAGCTAAGACTGCAGTAATTACTCCCATGGGGCTCCATCAGTTCAAAGCCAAGAAACCTGCTGGATGCCTGCGCTCTAGTCAAGCAGATAAGCCTGGTTAGGTCTCTGAATACATCTGATGGGATCTTTTCCAGGAGTAAGAAGAGAAACACCACCTTCCTGTTTGTTGTAATAGGTTCCTTCACAAAATACTGTAGAATTAAATGTTTCCCCTGATAGATAATAAAGCCCACTGGATAATTGccattgtaaaaacatttgGAGATCCACAATATATCTGTCAGAATTTACAGGTAAAATAGTTAGTAATTCGGCAGTTCCATGCTAATACAATCTGCGTAAACCAACCTAGCCTGTCTAAACTGCATAAACATAGTACTATATTAAGACTGTCGGTGTCTGAAATCGTGTACTGAgcaggtactacatttgaatttgaacttacttcgcgactgttaaaaaagtatgttctatatagtatgaatatgcgtagtataaatgaaattcagacattctacatccgccatgttgttactgtcacgtgacctaccagagTCAGTTGCGTCGCTCCACTggcattcataaatcctctcctgtggcctcatgggatagtaaagtgtccatatcgaatgcgcacttcagaatctctgtgaaagtagtaggtcatttggggacttttcgcctactgtttttcgagtAATTTGTATTCgtacatactactcttttggcgtactgtttttcgATTACTAAATAGTgaggaagtattcgatttcggacgcagtTAGAACTGGTCTGACCAACTACAGTAGCAGTTATTCAAGgggtaatcagtcttacttttcagaTTCACATTCACACTAACTTACATAAAGAAAAAATTAGATGACTAAATTGTACGACTTTTCTGTAACCGGCCACTAGTGTTCAGCTAGTTTGCCTGGTCAGTTCA from Ctenopharyngodon idella isolate HZGC_01 chromosome 23, HZGC01, whole genome shotgun sequence carries:
- the abca4a gene encoding retinal-specific phospholipid-transporting ATPase ABCA4a, whose amino-acid sequence is MGTNSQVRLLLWKNWTIRKRQKTRLFMEIMWPVVLFIGLVWLRRANPLYRQHECHFPNKAMPSTGILPWIQGIFCNANNPCFQHSTRGESPGLVSNYNNSILARFWADAQELLFEDPEFLQLGRLWRELMAMSNFMDTLRTNPEVIAGRGVKVEDILKDDETLTSYLLRDVPLTESVVHQLVHSQIRPEQFAYGVPDLRLKDIACSQTLLERFLIFPSRWGLYTVRNAMCVLTPQRLQTIEDKFYANLDFFKLFRLLPLVLDNYSNGLDLHFWARLLPAVSEKLRALFDRTSSKDLLQVVSLLLQSHETPSFSQLMAATSSLFCGYTEGAFSRVTSFNWYEDNNYKAFLGINSTRGEGKYSYDHTATPFCNDLMKDLESNPVTRIVWSSVKPFLMGKILYAPDSPAVRQIIKNANTTFEELERLRNMGRAWEEVGPQVWSFFQDGVQMNMLRDSIRNPTVMDYVNKGLQDTPFTGHHILNFLYNGPEEDRAQDMPNFDWRNIFNLTDQVIRLINRYGECLVLDKFSGISDEDQLTHRALDLLGESKFWAGLVFVDMYSWTTKVPPHVKFKIRMDIDVVERTNKIKDRYWDPGPRADPMDDLRYIWGGFAYLQDMIEHGIIKSHTGKEWPLGVYLQQMPYPCYVDDLFMLTLNRCFPIFMVLAWVYSVSMTVKSIVLEKEMRLKETLKAMGVTNRVLWCTWFIDTFFMMASSTALLTLIIMGGKVLNYSNPIILFLFLLTFTTATIMQCFLMSVFFNKANLAAACSGIIYFTLYLPHIVCFAWQDRITKDMKIMASLMSQVAFGFGTEYLSRYEEQGLGLQWDNIQTSLLEGDEFSFHTSIIMMAVDTVLYAILAWYLDNVFPGQYGIGRPCYFPIQPSYWLNRPEPLKQVPEKAAVEKPAFDNLVNNTDDQAKNHTAPEKPPEQPGSCKHGDIRDKLEKEQKRLDEEETTNKSMSTDSLGRHFFEPEPSGLVVGVCVENLYKVFSGGSRPAVDGLSITFYEGQITAFLGHNGAGKTTTMSILTGMFPPTSGTAYIYGKDIRTDMDAIRKSLGMCPQHNIIFHHLTVAEHILFYSLLKGRPLPEAQLEVENMLEDLGLPHKRNEEAQNLSGGMQRKLSVAMAFVGGAKVVFLDEPTSGVDPYSRRSIWDLLLKYRAGRTVILSTHHMDEADLLSDRVAIISQGRLYCCGSPLFLKNCLGAGFYLTLVRRIKEQPSHVRKEDRCDCTEDCSCKCSLCTKFKESSGDQPRVSERQMEGDIESITALIHHHVPEAKLIEVIGQELTFLLPSRGFKHRSYASLFRELEETLADMGLSSFGVSDTSLEEIFLKVTTDGEAAHINTASDADRSVYANGQTNSGSLPSKDGRGSRQVKGIFLVFKQFFALLIKRFHHTTRSGKDFLAQIVLPASFVLVSLMFTLIVPPFGEYPSLTLSPWMYGRQFTFFSNEQMQSPDMRYFGEVLLNRPGFGTRCMVDEPLQDYPCNNITTEWEMPLVNPTLIEMLGNPEWTDISPSPSCQCSTPKTLTMLPVCPEGAGGLPPPQRIQSTGDMLMDLTGRNISDYLVKTYPNLIRTSLKSKYWVNEQRYGGISVGGRLPVLDVDPKTIQNAAAQIGRLLNVTGGRYSKLTLQEFGTFLRYMETENNVKVWFNNKGWHAMVAFMNVANNAILRANLPPGVNLNEYGITAINHPLNLTKEQLSEVTVLTTSVDAVVAICVIFAMSFVPASFVLYLIQERVTQAKHLQFVSGVSPIVYWTANFFWDMINYAVSAAMVVGIFIAFDKKCYTSPGNLQALIALLMLYGWSVTPMMYPMSYVFNVPSTAYVSLSCINLFIGINSSAITFILDLFDSTEALYKCNQVLKKALLVFPHFCLGRGLIDMAMNQAVMDVYARFGEDFSLDPFSWDFVGKNVTFMAVEGFVYFILNVLLQYRFFLDHWISDFKKPPVTDEDVDVAKERERIYNGGSPSDILQIKDLSKTYIGTIRPAVDRICVGVSPGECFGLLGVNGAGKTTTFKMLTGDIDVTSGEAAVTGYSILTNILDVHQNMGYCPQFDAIDDLLTGREHLHLYARLRGVPESEISRVAEWGIQKLGLYEYAGCSAGTYSGGNKRKLSTAIAMIGCPALLLLDEPTTGMDPRSRRFLWNSIMSVIQGGRAVVLTSHSMEECEALCTRLAIMVNGTFKCLGTIQHLKYKFGDGYVITMKIRAAKAGTVPDLNPAEAFMESTFPGCIQREKHYNTLQYEIASSSLAKIFQLVLANKEVLNIEDYSVSQTTLDQVFVNFAKHQSGEDDAIVLHPRAAGARRDMRVFPVKTKA